In one Lolium rigidum isolate FL_2022 chromosome 3, APGP_CSIRO_Lrig_0.1, whole genome shotgun sequence genomic region, the following are encoded:
- the LOC124702211 gene encoding acetate--CoA ligase CCL3-like, which translates to MGSEGPGRGFGSGAEAERDIDDLPRNDANHTALTPLWFLERAALAQPDRASLVHGPVRYTWADTYRRCRRLASALARRSVGHGSTVAVIAPNVPAVYEAHFGVPMSGAVVNCVNIRLNAETIAFLLDHSVAEVVMVDQEFFTLAQKSLKIVAEKKKQDFRPPILIVIGDQTCDPKSLKYALGQGATEYEEFLKTGDPEFNWKPPKDEWQSIALGYTSGTTSSPKGVVLHHRGAYLMALSVAMVWGMPEGAVYLWTLPMFHCNGWCYTWALAAFCGTSICLRQVSTKAIYSGIIKQGVTHFCCAPVVMNNLINAPASETFLPLPRVVNVMLAGAAPTPSLLSALSIRGFRVTHTYGLSETYGPSTVCTWKPEWDNLPLEERSRLHCRQGIRYTALEGLDVVDPKTMVPVPADGKSYGEIVMRGNAVMKGYLKNPKANAEAFAHGWYHSGDLGVKHPDGYIEVKDRMKDIIISGGENISTLEVEKVVYMHPAVLEASVVARADERWGESPCAFVTLKEGSNTSDEAALASDIMKFCRERMPGYWVPKSVIFGPLPKTATGKIKKHELRAKAKELGPVKKSRM; encoded by the exons ATGGGCTCGGAGGGGCCGGGGCGCGGGTTCGGATCCGGGGCGGAGGCGGAGAGGGACATCGACGACCTGCCGCGGAACGACGCCAACCACACGGCGCTCACGCCGCTCTGGTTCCTCGAGCGGGCCGCCCTGGCCCAGCCGGACAGGGCGTCGCTCGTGCACGGCCCCGTGCGGTACACCTGGGCCGACACCTACCGCCGGtgccgccgcctcgcctccgcgCTGGCGCGCCGATCCGTCGGCCACGGCAGCACG GTTGCTGTGATAGCTCCAAATGTTCCGGCAGTGTACGAAGCCCACTTTGGTGTTCCAATGTCCGGAGCTGTGGTGAACTGTGTCAACATCCGGTTAAATGCCGAGACTATCGCTTTCCTTCTCGACCATTCCGTGGCAGAAGTTGTGATGGTGGACCAAGAATTCTTCACCCTGGCTCAAAAATCCCTGAAGATAGTAGCAGAGAAGAAGAAACAGGATTTTAGGCCTCCAATCCTTATCGTTATCGGAGATCAAACTTGCGATCCGAAGTCCCTGAAATATGCTCTAGGACAAGGGGCCACTGAGTATGAGGAGTTCCTGAAAACCGGTGACCCTGAATTCAACTGGAAGCCACCGAAGGATGAATGGCAAAGCATTGCCTTGGGTTACACTTCTGGGACTACTTCAAGCCCAAAAGGTGTGGTACTGCACCACCGTGGTGCATATCTCATGGCGCTCAGTGTTGCTATGGTGTGGGGAATGCCTGAAGGGGCCGTTTACCTGTGGACACTGCCCATGTTCCATTGCAATGGTTGGTGTTACACTTGGGCATTGGCTGCCTTCTGTGGAACCAGCATATGTCTTCGCCAG GTGAGCACAAAGGCTATATACAGTGGCATTATAAAACAGGGAGTGACACATTTCTGCTGTGCACCTGTTGTCATGAACAACCTCATCAATGCTCCTGCAAGTGAAACCTTCCTGCCACTCCCCCGTGTAGTCAATGTCATGTTGGCAGGAGCTGCACCGACACCATCCCTTCTTTCTGCCCTGTCTATCCGAGGTTTTCGTGTCACGCACACTTACGGTCTGTCAGAAACCTATGGCCCATCGACAGTGTGCACATGGAAGCCTGAGTGGGACAATCTCCCACTGGAGGAGCGTTCCCGTCTGCATTGCAGGCAAGGTATCAGGTACACTGCACTGGAAGGCCTCGATGTGGTTGATCCGAAAACCATGGTTCCTGTCCCTGCCGATGGCAAGTCCTATGGAGAGATCGTGATGAGGGGCAACGCTGTCATGAAGGGCTACCTGAAGAACCCCAAGGCCAATGCTGAGGCGTTCGCGCATGGCTGGTACCACTCCGGTGACCTTGGTGTAAAGCACCCCGATGGGTACATTGAAGTCAAGGACCGGATGAAGGACATCATCATATCCGGCGGGGAGAACATCAGCACCCTGGAGGTCGAGAAGGTGGTGTACATGCACCCAGCCGTCCTCGAGGCTTCTGTGGTCGCCAGGGCTGACGAGCGCTGGGGGGAGTCGCCATGTGCATTTGTTACATTGAAGGAAGGTTCTAACACCTCGGACGAGGCTGCGTTGGCGAGCGACATCATGAAGTTCTGCCGGGAGAGGATGCCAGGCTACTGGGTGCCAAAGTCGGTGATCTTTGGTCCATTGCCGAAGACAGCGACGGGGAAGATCAAGAAACACGAGCTGAGGGCAAAGGCCAAGGAGCTTGGCCCTGTGAAGAAGAGCAGGATGTGA